One window of the Schistocerca gregaria isolate iqSchGreg1 unplaced genomic scaffold, iqSchGreg1.2 ptg000599l, whole genome shotgun sequence genome contains the following:
- the LOC126316706 gene encoding phosphatidylserine synthase 2-like yields MPRTGEPASTCRSGNTGNWPIRNASKSRGLKASLRSKKCITAAIAVTFACVMWASFRRQELGAISIYVAGFASGLLVLEVFVYIRQCTKVCRPVSRSAAFMLFVQVLEAVYLLYLVFLLSLTPSQARHSMTYFDKNLNKPLPERDYASNCDILKFSHPSEFLRTLKENVDLFVFAHVLGWFFKSFLYRDVFFCWLWSIVFELCEYALAHILPNFNECWWDHLILDILTCNAIGIYLGHLVIYLCKTELFNWAGMKEHDNRSVFFKALWPYSVSPLHIYFASPSAFFQCVLLLIISAVVELNCFFLKATLWIPPEHYLVTARLGVMLLISYPASRAYYRWCSGHGGAGDMYLSLWTYFAILVAEVLVSLKFSREILETAGQTPTPVKVSVVLLSLALLGSLFYCQVWSRRNNRGGRTRVATVSK; encoded by the exons ATGCCGCGGACAGGAGAACCGGCGAGCACCTGCAGAAGTGGCAACACCGGAAATTGGCCGATACGAAACGCATCAAAGTCTAGGGGTCTCAAAGCGTCGTTGAGATCGAAAAAATGCATAACGGCGGCAATCGCCGTCACGTTCGCGTGCGTCATGTGGGCCAGCTTCCGCAGGCAAGAACTAGGCGCCATTAGTATTTATGTTGC AGGATTCGCGAGCGGACTCTTAGTGCTTGAAGTATTTGTGTACATAAGGCAGTGCACCAAAGTGTGCCGGCCGGTATCCAGGTCTGCCGCTTTCATGCTCTTTGTTCAGGTGCTAGAAGCGGTCTATCTGCTGTACCTCgtgtttttgctgtctctgaccccgAGCCAGGCACGCCACTCTATGACATACTTTGACAAAAACCTAAACAAGCCGTTACCGGAACGCGATTATGCCTCGAACTGTGACATCTTAAAGTTCTCCCACCCAAGCGAATTTCTTCGAACCCTCAAGGAAAATGTAGATTTGTTCGTCTTCGCGCACGTCCTCGGCTGGTTCTTCAAGAGTTTCTTGTACCGTGACGTGTTTTTTTGCTGGCTGTGGAGCATAGTGTTCGAGCTGTGCGAATACGCCCTGGCCCACATTCTCCCCAATTTCAACGAATGCTGGTGGGACCACCTCATTCTTGACATCCTCACCTGTAACGCCATCGGTATCTACCTCGGCCACCTGGTTATCTACCTGTGTAaaacagagctgttcaattgggcCGGCATGAAAGAGCACGATAACCGAAGTGTTTTCTTTAAAGCTTTATGGCCCTACAGCGTGTCACCTCTCCACATCTATTTTGCCTCTCCTAGTGCATTCTTTCAGTGCGTGCTCCTTCTCATCATCTCAGCTGTGGTCGAACTCAATTGCTTCTTCCTAAAGGCCACGCTGTGGATCCCACCGGAGCACTACCTGGTCACCGCAAGATTGGGTGTCATGCTCCTCATCTCATATCCGGCATCTAGGGCATACTATCGGTGGTGTTCTGGACACGGGGGCGCAGGTGACATGTACTTATCTCTGTGGACTTACTTCGCCATTCTGGTCGCGGAAGTACTGGTGTCTTTGAAATTCTCGCGAGAAATATTGGAAACGGCCGGCCAAACGCCAACCCCTGTCAAGGTGTCCGTCGTACTTCTTTCGCTAGCTCTCTTGGGAAGCCTTTTCTATTGTCAGGTATGGAGCCGCAGAAACAACCGCGGCGGTCGAACTCGCGTAGCGACCGTGTCGAAATAA